In Cellulomonas wangsupingiae, the genomic window CCCTGGTCCGCCAGCCCCGCGGCGAGCTGCACCGGCGCACCGAAGACCGGGTAGCCCGACGGGGCGGACCCCGGCGGGACGATCGGCACCTCCAGGTGGCACAGCGCGAGGTCCGCCCCCGACACCCACGGGTCGAGGGGGTCGAGGAGGCGCCCGAAGTCGTAGCCGTCGCCGTCACGGGCGGAGCGCAGCACGGGCATGTGCGGCAGCACGTCGCCCGCGGCGACGACGGTGAACCCGATGTCGGGGTCGCGCGTCGGCACGGGAGCGGGCGTCGGGGAGGGCGTCGGCGACTCGAGGTGCGCCCCGGCGACCGTCGGGACGGGCGCCGGCAGCGCGCGCACGGCGCCCGCGCCTCCCGCGGCCAGTGTCGCCGCCACGGCCAGGACCACGGCCGTCATGGTGCAGCCGACCACGAGCGGCAGGACCGGCGGACGCAGGTCCCGGGCATGGCGTGGCACGCCGGGAGGCTAGTGGGTCGTCCGTCCAGGTGGGTGCCGCCGGACGGGTGACGTCGCGGGCGAAACCCACCGGTTCGGCGGGCGCCGGTCGGGCCCGTAGGCTGGGGCCGTGGTCCACGACGCTCCTTCTGTGTGGAACCCGGCCAACGTCGTCACGATGCTGCGCATCGCCGTCGTGCCCGTGTTCGCGATGGCACTGCTGGCCGACGGCGGCCACACGGTCGGCGGGCGCGTCCTCGCGACCGGCCTCTTCGTCCTCGCGGCGGCGTCCGACCGGCTCGACGGCTGGCTCGCACGGCGGTCCGGGCAGGTCACGGACCTCGGCAAGATGCTCGACCCGATCGCCGACAAGCTGCTCGTCGGCAGCGCGCTGGTGCTGCTCTCGTGGCTCGGCGACCTCTGGTGGGCCGTCACGGTGCTCGTGCTGCTGCGCGAGGTGGGCATCACCGTCATGCGGTTCTTCCTCCTGCGGTACGTCGTGCTGCCGGCGTCGCGCGGCGGCAAGCTCAAGACCGTCCTGCAGGCCGTCGCCATCTCGCTGTACCTGCTGCCGCTGGACCACCTGCCCGCGTTCGTCGGCTGGCTCGCCGCCGCGGCCATGGGGGTGGCGGTCCTGGTGACGGTCCTGACGGGTCTCGACTACGTGCGCGACGCCGTGCGCATCCGCCGCGCCGCCGGCGTCCCGCCCGCCGCGGGGCTGTGAGCGCGTCCCCCGAGGTCGCGGCCCGGGTGCTGGACGCCCTGGCGCGTCGCGGGCGCTCGCTCGCCGTCGCCGAGTCGCTCACCGGCGGGCTCGTGACCGCGACGTTCGTCGAGGTCCCCGGCGCGTCCGCCGTGCTGCGCGGCGGCGTCGTCGCCTACGCCACCGACCTCAAGGCGGCGCTGCTGGGCGTCGACCGCGTCCTGCTCGCCGCACGGGGTGCGGTCGATCCCGACGTCGCCGTGGCCATGGCCCGGGGCGTGCGGGAGCGGCTCACGGCGGACGTCGGCCTCGCGACCACGGGCGTCGCCGGTCCCGACCCGCAGGACGGGCAGCCCGTCGGGACCGTGCACGTCGCGGTCGTGACCGGCGACGTGTGCGAGGTGCGCAGCCTCGAGCTGCCGGGCGACCGTGGAGCCGTCCGTGCCGCCGCGTGCGCGGCCGTGCTCGCGCTGGCGTCCGAGGTGCTCGGCGCCGAGCCGTGACGAAGGTCCCGGGCCCGGGAACACGCGGCGCAGCCGCCGCGTTGGGGGTGGTGTGACCAGCACCCGACCGCCAGCGCGCGGCACAGGCGCACGCGTGGGCGGTGCGCGGTACGGTGGACGTCTCCCGGCCCTGCGGCCGGGAGCAGCAAGTACGACGGTTCCGCCGGCCGGCGGTCCGTCAGTGGACCGAGGACACGACGTGAGGGGAGGAGGCCAGATGGTCGTTCTGCGACGAGAGATCGGCGACGTCCTGCGGGACGCGCGCCAGCGCCAGGGCCGTACCCTGCGTGAGGTCTCCTCGGCCGCCCGCGTGTCGCTGGGCTACCTCAGCGAGGTCGAGCGCGGGCAGAAGGAGGCGTCGTCGGAGCTGCTGAGCAGCATCTGCGACGCGCTGGACGTCCCGCTGTCCCTGGTGCTGCGCGAGGTGAGCGATCGCGTCGCCGTGGCCGAGGGCCTGCTGATCCCGGACACCGTCCCGGCGGACCTGACGGCCTCGGCCGGCCTGGGTGTCGACCGCAACCTCGGCGGCGACGCCGGCTGGGCGATGCCCCGCTCGGAGCTCACGCCCGTCGGCTGAGCCCACCCGCGGCCGGACGCCCGGCCGCGCGTCGTGGTGCCGGTGGCCGGACGGTCGCGGACCGCCGCCAGGGCACGACCTCACCGTCGGCCACGTACCTGGCACCCCGGGCACCAGTAGAGCCGGCGCTGCAGGGGCGGCTCGCCGACGTCGCCGCGTGCGACACGGGCGCCGCACCGCGTGCACGGGCGCCCTTCGCGGCCGTAGACGGCCGCGGTCGGCCGTCCGGAGGCGACCGACGACCGCAGCAGCGCGCGGGCCGCCCGCAGCACCTCGGCGGGATCGGTGACCGCGTCGGCGGGCGTCCACGGCCACCAGCCGCACGCGAACAGCGACTCGGCGGTGAAGATCGTGCCGATCCCGGCCACGACCCGCTGGTCGAGCAGCACCTCGGCGACCGGGCGTCCGCCCTGCGCCGCCCAGCGACGCACGGCCTCGGCGATGCCCGGCGTCGGCAGCTCCAGCACCGGGGGACCCGCCCACGGCACTCCCGGCGTCGTGTCGAAGTCGCCGTCCAGCACGTCGGGACCGAGGTGGGCGAGCAGGGTCGGCTCGGTACCCGTGGGCACCACGTCCAGCATGCCGAGCAGGTACCCGACGGCCGTCCACCGCTCGGTGCCCAGCACGGCGCGCACGTCGGGCGACCGCGCCCCTGCGCGCCGGTCCGCGCTCGGGACGATGCGCCACGACCCGTCCATGCGCAGGTGCGTGTGCAGGGTGCGGCCGTCGTCGAACCGGGTGAGCAGGTGCTTGCCGTACGGGCGCGTCCCCAGGACCGTGCGCCCCGTGAGGTCGACGGTGGCAGCCGTCGGCCAGCGCAGGTCGGCGCGCACGAGTCGGTGCCCCGCGAGGGCACGGTCGAGGTGCGCCGCCGCGCGTCGCAGCACGTCACCCTCGGGCACGCCGGCTCCCGTCCGTCGTCACGACGCCTGCAGCCGCAGGCCGCGCGGGGTCGTCAGGAAGCCGGCCGCGGCCAGCGCGACCGCCGCCGGCGAGCCGAGCACGTCGGCCGAGAGGACCTGCGCGCCGTCGATCCGCTCGACCGTGAGCCTGCCCGTGCGCCGCGCGCGCGCCGTCACGGCGAGCGCCTCGGCGGCGACCGCGAGCGTCGTCGTGTCGTCGGTGAACGTCAGGAGCGTGCGCCCGCCGCGCTCGAGGTAGAGCACCAGGGCACCGTCGACGAGCGTCACGAGCGCGCCGGCCTTGCGCCCCGGGCGGTGCCGGGCGCCGTCCCGCCCGTCCGGTGCGTCGGGCCACGCGAGCGCCGCACCGTACGGGTTGGCGGGGTCCGTGGCGGCCAGGACGACGGCCCACGGTGCGTCCTCCCGCGACGCGCGCGGCTCCGGTGCGCCGGGCGTCCACGCGCGCGGCCCGGACGGAGCGCCCCAGGCGGGTGGCGGTACGTCCTGCCACGGGAGCCGGGGACCGCTCGCAGGGGCGGCGTCCCGCCGGTCGGCGGCGCGCTGCCGGGCGCGCTCGACGACCTCCGCGTCGGTGCGGAGCCGGTCGACGGCACCGGGCAGCGCGAACTGCGAGCCGCCCAGTCGCTCGACGAAGTAGCCGCGGCGCACCTGCCCCGACTGCTCGAGCGCGGTCAGCACGCGGTACACGGCGGCGAACCGGCCGGCGACCCCCTCGGCGGGCGCCACCGCGCGCGTCAGCACGCCGTGCCGGTCGAGCAGCTGCGCCGCCAGGGCGTGCGCGCGCACGGTCACGTCCGGCTCACGTGCCGGCAGCAGGGACCAGCGCCCGGCCCCCGCGCCGGCCGCGGAGCCGGTCGCCCTGGCCCCGGCACCGTCCCGGACTCCGACGGTCGGGCCGACCCGCGTGCCGGCCCGCAGACCCAGGCGGGGACGCAACGGGCGGCCGCGGGCGGGTGCGCTGCGCGTGCGGTGCGCGGTGGAGCCTCCCGCGAGCCACGTCCGCAGCGGGCCGAGGCCGTCGTTCGTCACCCGGCCCGCCCACACCAGGTCCCACAGCGCGGCGAGCACGGCGGGGGCGTCGGGCGGCGCGTCGTCGTCGAGCCACACGGCGGCCACGCGCTCGACGAGTGCGGGCAGGAACCAGGCCCCGCCCCCCTCGAGGGCACCGAGGACCGCGCGGTGCGTCCGGTCGCTCGCGGGGGCGTCGGGCTCGTCGAGGTCCGGCACCGGCGCGAGCGTGAGGTCCGCGACGGCTGTCGGGTGCAGGGACACCAGGCCGTCGTGCCCGGCGAGCGGCGCGTGACCCGCCCACAGCACCTCGCCCGCGGCGGTCAGCTCGTCGAGCATCGCCGGCACGTAGTCGGGCACGCGTGCGGGCAGCACGTGCGTCTCGAGCGCCGACGCCGGGACCGCGAAGCCCGCGAGCTGCTCGACGGCGCGTGCCACCGCGTCGACCCCGCGCAGGCCGGTGGGCCGCCTGCCCACCGGCTGCACGCCCTGCCACTGCGGCAGGAAGACGCCGAGGGACTGCGGGTCGACCGGCTCGACCTGGGCGCGCAGCGCCGCCAGGGAGCGCTGGCGCAGGCGGCGCAGCACGTCGGCGTCGCAGAACTCGTCGCCCGTTCCGCCCAGCACGTCCGGACGCAACCGGCCCTGCACGAGCACGCCCGAGGCCTCGAGCCGCCGCAGCACCTCGGTGACGACCGCGATCCCGAGGCCGAACCGCGCCGCGGCGCGGGCCGCCGGGAACGGGCCGTGCGTGCGCGCGTGGCGTCGCAGCAGGTCGGCCAGGGGATCCGGCAGGACCTCGGTGAAGACCTCCGGCACGCCGACGGGCAGCGCGACCCCGAGGGCGTCGCGCAGGCGTCCGGCGTCCTCGACGGCCGCCCACTGCTCGGCGCGGTCGGCCGGCAGACCGCTGATCCGGACGCGGATCGCGCGGCGCGCGGCCGCGAGCTCGTCGAGCCAGGCGGGCACGTCGTCCCGGACCTCGGGACGTGTGCGCGCCGCGACCTCGTCGGCCGTCAGCGGCCCCTGGCGGCGCAGCACGTCGGCGACCTGCTCGATCGAGCCGGCCTGCCGGTCGGGCGCCGTGCCGGCCAGCTCGGCCTCCGTGCGCTCCACCGCCTCGGGGTCCAGCAGGTCGGCCAGCTGCGACTCCCCGCCGGTGCCCAGCAGCTCGGCGAGGAGGGTCGGGTCGAGCGTCAGGGCGGCGGCACGGCGCTCGGCCAGCGGCGCGTCACCCTCGTAGAGGAACTGCGCGGTGTAGCCGAACAGCAGGGACTGGGCGAAGGGTGACGGGTGCGGGGTGGTGACCTCGACGACGCGCACGCGGCCCGTGCCGACGTCGCGCATGAGCCCGACGAGCGCCTCGGTGTCGAAGTCGTCCTGCAGGCACTCGCGCACGGCCTCCAGCAGGATCGGGAAGTCCGGGTAGCGCGCCGCGACCTCGAGCAGCTGGGCCGCGCGCTGGCGCTGCTGCCACAGCGGCTGGCGGCGGTCCGGGCGGCGGCGCGGGAGCAGCAGCGCGCGCCCCGCCGCCTCGCGGAACCGTGCCGCGAACATCGCCGAGCTCCCGAGCTCGTCGCGGACCGACGCCAGCACCTCGTCCGGGTCGAGCAGGAGGTCCTCCAGCGTCAGCCGCGGCCCGCCGTCACCGTGACCGGCGTCGTCGCCCCACGCCTCGTCGGCGGCGCCGTCGAGGACGTCGGGGAGCCGCAGCACGATGCCGTCGTCGGCGTGCATCGCCGCGGCGTCGACCCCGTACCGCTCCCGCAGGCGCGCCGCCAGCACGAGCGCCCACGGCGCGTGGACGCGGGCGCCGTACGGCGAGTGCAGCACGATGCGCCAGTCACCCAGCTCGTCCCGGAACCGCTCGACCACCACCACCGTGTCGCTCGGCAGCTGACCGGTGGCCTCCAGCTGCTCGCGCAGGTACGCCAGGAGGTTGTCGGCCGCCCACGCGTCGAGCCCGGCCGCCTCGACGCGTGCGCGCGCCGCGGCGTCCGGCAGCGCGCCGACCTCCCGCACCCAGGCGCCCACGGCACGGCCCAGCTCGGCGGGCCGCCCCGGCGCGTCGCCCTTCCAGAACGGCAGTCGCCCGGGCACACCCGGCGCCGGGGTCACCAGCACGCGGTCCGGCGTGATGTCCTGGATGCGCCACGTGCTCGACCCCAGGGTGAACGTGTCACCGACACGCGACTCGTAGACCATCTCCTCGTCGAGCTCGCCGACCCGCTTGCCCCCGCGCACCCGGCCGCCGGTGCGCTCGGCGTCGGCGGCCACGTCGCTCGTCTCCCCGCCGCCCGCCAGGAACACGCCGAACAGCCCGCGGTCGGGGATGGTGCCGCCGCTCGTCACGGCCAGCCGCAGCGCGCCCGGTCGACCCGACAGGACGTCGGTGACGCGGTCCCACACCACCCGCGGACGCAGCTCGGCGAAGTCCTCCGACGGGTAGCGGCCGGCGAGCATGTCGAGGACGGCGCGCAGGGTCCCGTCGCCGAGCGTCGCGAACGGTGCCGACCGGCGCACGACGCGCGCGAGGTCGTCGACCTGCCAGTCGTCGACCGCCACCATGGCGACGACCTGCTGCGCGAGCACGTCCAGCGGGTTGGACGGGACCGCCAGGGCCTCGAGCTCGCCCGTGCGCATGCGCTGCGCCGTCACGGCGGCGGGCACGAGCTCGCCGCGGTACGTGGGGAACACCACCCCGCGCGAGACGGCACCGACCTGGTGCCCGGCCCGCCCGACGCGCTGCAGGCCGCTCGCGACCGACGGCGGGGCACCCACCTGGACGACGAGGTCGAGCGCGCCCATGTCGATGCCGAGCTCCAGCGAGCTCGTCGCGACCACCGCGGGCAGGCGGCCCGCCTTGAGCTCGGACTCGGTGCGCGTGCGCTCCGCGCGGCTCATGGACCCGTGGTGCGCGCGGGCCACGATGGTCCCGGCGTCACGCGTGTCGACGCCCGCCGACGTCCCGGACTGCCCGGGTGCCGCCGCAGCGCGCACCGCGCCCGGGTCGGGCACGTCCTCGCCCTGCCTCTCGGCCCACACCTCGTTGATGCGGGCCGTCAGGCGCTCGGCGCCGCGGCGGGAGTTGGTGAAGACCAGCGTCGAGCGGTGGGCGGCGACGAGGTCGACGACCCGCTCCTCGACGTGCGGCCAGATCGACGCGCGCGGCGGTGCGTCGCCCGGTGCGGCCGGTGCGGTCCCGGGCGCGGGTGCGCCGAACCCCGCGAGGTCCGGGTCGATCCCGGGCCCGCCGTACCGGCCGGCGGCCCCCGGCCCGGCGTCGGCACCCGCGCGTGCCGCCGACGCCAGGTCCCCGAGGTCCGGCACCGGCACGACGACCTCGACCTCGATGACCTTCTGCGACGGCGGCTGCACGACGACCACGGGCCGGCCGCCGTCCTCGCGTGCGCGAGCACCGCCCAGGAAGCCCGCGACCGCGTCGACGGGACGGACGGTCGCCGAGAGCCCGATGCGCTGCGCCGGTCCCGGACCGCCCTGCGCCTCCAGGAGCGCGTCGAGCCGCTCGAGGCTGACGGCGAGGTGCGCGCCGCGCTTCGTGCCCGCCACGGCGTGGATCTCGTCGACGATCACCGTGCGCACGCCCGCCAGGCCACGGCGCGCGCCGGACGTCAGGACGAGGTAGAGCGACTCGGGCGTCGTGATGAGGACGTCGGGCGGCGTCGTGGCGAAGGCGCGCCGCTCGGCGGGCGGCGTGTCGCCCGTCCGGATGCCGACGGTCACGTCCGGCAGGGTCCTGCGCAGGCGCGTCGCCGCCTGCCG contains:
- the pgsA gene encoding CDP-diacylglycerol--glycerol-3-phosphate 3-phosphatidyltransferase, whose translation is MVHDAPSVWNPANVVTMLRIAVVPVFAMALLADGGHTVGGRVLATGLFVLAAASDRLDGWLARRSGQVTDLGKMLDPIADKLLVGSALVLLSWLGDLWWAVTVLVLLREVGITVMRFFLLRYVVLPASRGGKLKTVLQAVAISLYLLPLDHLPAFVGWLAAAAMGVAVLVTVLTGLDYVRDAVRIRRAAGVPPAAGL
- a CDS encoding CinA family protein produces the protein MSASPEVAARVLDALARRGRSLAVAESLTGGLVTATFVEVPGASAVLRGGVVAYATDLKAALLGVDRVLLAARGAVDPDVAVAMARGVRERLTADVGLATTGVAGPDPQDGQPVGTVHVAVVTGDVCEVRSLELPGDRGAVRAAACAAVLALASEVLGAEP
- a CDS encoding helix-turn-helix domain-containing protein, whose amino-acid sequence is MVVLRREIGDVLRDARQRQGRTLREVSSAARVSLGYLSEVERGQKEASSELLSSICDALDVPLSLVLREVSDRVAVAEGLLIPDTVPADLTASAGLGVDRNLGGDAGWAMPRSELTPVG
- a CDS encoding Fpg/Nei family DNA glycosylase codes for the protein MPEGDVLRRAAAHLDRALAGHRLVRADLRWPTAATVDLTGRTVLGTRPYGKHLLTRFDDGRTLHTHLRMDGSWRIVPSADRRAGARSPDVRAVLGTERWTAVGYLLGMLDVVPTGTEPTLLAHLGPDVLDGDFDTTPGVPWAGPPVLELPTPGIAEAVRRWAAQGGRPVAEVLLDQRVVAGIGTIFTAESLFACGWWPWTPADAVTDPAEVLRAARALLRSSVASGRPTAAVYGREGRPCTRCGARVARGDVGEPPLQRRLYWCPGCQVRGRR
- a CDS encoding Lhr family helicase, which produces MVLDRFSEPTRTWFTGAFDAPTAAQTGAWEAVAGGDHALVVAPTGSGKTLAAFLWALDGLLTGEQPADRAQRCRVLYVSPLKALATDVERNLRSPLVGIRQAATRLRRTLPDVTVGIRTGDTPPAERRAFATTPPDVLITTPESLYLVLTSGARRGLAGVRTVIVDEIHAVAGTKRGAHLAVSLERLDALLEAQGGPGPAQRIGLSATVRPVDAVAGFLGGARAREDGGRPVVVVQPPSQKVIEVEVVVPVPDLGDLASAARAGADAGPGAAGRYGGPGIDPDLAGFGAPAPGTAPAAPGDAPPRASIWPHVEERVVDLVAAHRSTLVFTNSRRGAERLTARINEVWAERQGEDVPDPGAVRAAAAPGQSGTSAGVDTRDAGTIVARAHHGSMSRAERTRTESELKAGRLPAVVATSSLELGIDMGALDLVVQVGAPPSVASGLQRVGRAGHQVGAVSRGVVFPTYRGELVPAAVTAQRMRTGELEALAVPSNPLDVLAQQVVAMVAVDDWQVDDLARVVRRSAPFATLGDGTLRAVLDMLAGRYPSEDFAELRPRVVWDRVTDVLSGRPGALRLAVTSGGTIPDRGLFGVFLAGGGETSDVAADAERTGGRVRGGKRVGELDEEMVYESRVGDTFTLGSSTWRIQDITPDRVLVTPAPGVPGRLPFWKGDAPGRPAELGRAVGAWVREVGALPDAAARARVEAAGLDAWAADNLLAYLREQLEATGQLPSDTVVVVERFRDELGDWRIVLHSPYGARVHAPWALVLAARLRERYGVDAAAMHADDGIVLRLPDVLDGAADEAWGDDAGHGDGGPRLTLEDLLLDPDEVLASVRDELGSSAMFAARFREAAGRALLLPRRRPDRRQPLWQQRQRAAQLLEVAARYPDFPILLEAVRECLQDDFDTEALVGLMRDVGTGRVRVVEVTTPHPSPFAQSLLFGYTAQFLYEGDAPLAERRAAALTLDPTLLAELLGTGGESQLADLLDPEAVERTEAELAGTAPDRQAGSIEQVADVLRRQGPLTADEVAARTRPEVRDDVPAWLDELAAARRAIRVRISGLPADRAEQWAAVEDAGRLRDALGVALPVGVPEVFTEVLPDPLADLLRRHARTHGPFPAARAAARFGLGIAVVTEVLRRLEASGVLVQGRLRPDVLGGTGDEFCDADVLRRLRQRSLAALRAQVEPVDPQSLGVFLPQWQGVQPVGRRPTGLRGVDAVARAVEQLAGFAVPASALETHVLPARVPDYVPAMLDELTAAGEVLWAGHAPLAGHDGLVSLHPTAVADLTLAPVPDLDEPDAPASDRTHRAVLGALEGGGAWFLPALVERVAAVWLDDDAPPDAPAVLAALWDLVWAGRVTNDGLGPLRTWLAGGSTAHRTRSAPARGRPLRPRLGLRAGTRVGPTVGVRDGAGARATGSAAGAGAGRWSLLPAREPDVTVRAHALAAQLLDRHGVLTRAVAPAEGVAGRFAAVYRVLTALEQSGQVRRGYFVERLGGSQFALPGAVDRLRTDAEVVERARQRAADRRDAAPASGPRLPWQDVPPPAWGAPSGPRAWTPGAPEPRASREDAPWAVVLAATDPANPYGAALAWPDAPDGRDGARHRPGRKAGALVTLVDGALVLYLERGGRTLLTFTDDTTTLAVAAEALAVTARARRTGRLTVERIDGAQVLSADVLGSPAAVALAAAGFLTTPRGLRLQAS